A genomic window from Streptomyces sp. HUAS YS2 includes:
- the efeB gene encoding iron uptake transporter deferrochelatase/peroxidase subunit — MSETVDENESTGSAAPSRRSVIGWGGAGLALGAAAAGGAAVALNRAGDATENVAAAGGAVPFHGPHQAGIASAVQDRLHFAAFDVKTKDRAELIQLLKDWTRAAERMTLGQEVGEGAYGGLPEAPPDDTGEALGLKPSRLTLTIGFGPSLFDERFGLKDRRPEALVDLPKFPGDNLDRARSNGDICVQACADDPQVAVHAIRNLARIGFGKVAVRWSQLGFGKTSSTTPDAQTPRNLFGFKDGTRNIAGTDTARLEKHVWVSGKGAEGPSAWMAGGSYLVARRIRMNVEIWDRTPLAEQEDIFGRDKKEGAPVGKAKEHDEPFLPAMKPEAHVRLAHPDSNNGATILRRGYSFTDGTDGLGRLDTGLFFLAYQRDVRKGFIPVQTSLARSDVLNEYIQHVGSGMFAVPPGVRDKDDWWGRALFS; from the coding sequence ATGTCCGAGACCGTCGACGAGAACGAGTCCACCGGCTCCGCCGCCCCCTCGCGCCGCAGCGTCATCGGCTGGGGCGGTGCCGGGCTCGCGCTCGGCGCCGCCGCGGCGGGCGGCGCCGCCGTCGCCCTGAACCGCGCCGGCGACGCCACCGAGAACGTCGCCGCCGCCGGCGGCGCGGTCCCCTTCCACGGTCCGCACCAGGCCGGCATCGCCTCGGCAGTCCAGGACCGGCTGCACTTCGCCGCCTTCGACGTGAAGACGAAGGACCGGGCCGAGCTGATCCAGCTCCTGAAGGACTGGACCCGGGCCGCCGAGCGGATGACGCTCGGCCAGGAGGTCGGCGAAGGCGCGTACGGCGGCCTCCCGGAGGCCCCGCCGGACGACACCGGCGAGGCCCTGGGCCTCAAGCCGTCCCGGCTCACCCTCACCATCGGCTTCGGCCCCTCGCTCTTCGACGAGCGGTTCGGGCTGAAGGACCGGCGGCCCGAGGCCCTGGTCGACCTGCCGAAGTTCCCCGGCGACAACCTCGACAGGGCGCGCAGCAACGGCGACATCTGCGTCCAGGCCTGCGCGGACGACCCGCAGGTCGCCGTGCACGCCATCCGCAACCTGGCCCGGATCGGCTTCGGCAAGGTCGCGGTGCGCTGGTCGCAGCTCGGCTTCGGCAAGACGTCCTCGACGACCCCCGACGCCCAGACCCCGCGCAACCTGTTCGGCTTCAAGGACGGCACCCGCAACATCGCGGGCACCGACACCGCCCGCCTGGAGAAGCACGTCTGGGTCTCCGGCAAGGGCGCGGAGGGCCCCTCGGCGTGGATGGCCGGCGGCTCGTACCTCGTCGCCCGCCGGATCCGGATGAACGTCGAGATCTGGGACCGCACTCCGCTCGCGGAGCAGGAGGACATCTTCGGCCGCGACAAGAAGGAAGGCGCTCCGGTCGGCAAGGCCAAGGAGCACGACGAGCCGTTCCTGCCGGCCATGAAGCCGGAGGCGCACGTCCGCCTCGCGCACCCGGACTCCAACAACGGGGCGACGATCCTGCGCCGCGGCTACTCCTTCACGGACGGCACGGACGGTCTCGGCCGCCTGGACACGGGCCTGTTCTTCCTCGCGTACCAGCGCGACGTCCGCAAGGGGTTCATCCCGGTGCAGACCTCGCTGGCCCGCTCGGACGTCCTCAACGAGTACATCCAGCACGTGGGTTCGGGCATGTTCGCCGTTCCGCCGGGCGTCCGCGACAAGGACGACTGGTGGGGCCGGGCGCTGTTCTCCTGA
- a CDS encoding PhzF family phenazine biosynthesis protein — MNTTATSRFADRGTDIDVLRVFCAGDGRFGNALGVVRDGRTHPDEASRQALAKELGFSETVFVDDPERGAVDIYTPGVRLPFAGYPLIGAAWLLDLEVVRPQAGEVWVRGDGEFTWIEARAEWAPPRTLRRYASAEEVDALEVPEPGEWIYAWAWEDEAAGRVRARGFPGRGDGIDEDEATGAAALLLTAELGRALNITQGLGSQLLTAPGPDGLIELGGRVRLERTMTI, encoded by the coding sequence ATGAACACGACCGCTACTAGCCGTTTCGCCGACCGGGGCACCGACATCGACGTCCTGCGCGTCTTCTGCGCGGGCGACGGACGGTTCGGCAACGCCCTCGGCGTCGTACGCGACGGGCGCACGCATCCCGACGAGGCGTCCCGGCAGGCGCTCGCCAAGGAACTGGGCTTCAGCGAGACGGTGTTCGTCGACGACCCCGAGCGCGGTGCGGTCGACATCTACACCCCCGGCGTGCGGCTGCCGTTCGCCGGATACCCGCTGATCGGCGCGGCCTGGCTGCTCGACCTGGAGGTCGTCCGGCCGCAGGCGGGCGAGGTGTGGGTGCGCGGGGACGGCGAGTTCACCTGGATCGAGGCCCGCGCGGAATGGGCGCCGCCGCGCACCCTGCGGCGGTACGCCTCCGCCGAGGAGGTCGACGCGCTCGAGGTGCCCGAGCCGGGAGAGTGGATCTACGCCTGGGCATGGGAGGACGAGGCGGCCGGCCGCGTGCGCGCCCGCGGGTTCCCCGGGCGCGGGGACGGCATCGACGAGGACGAGGCGACCGGCGCGGCGGCCCTGCTGCTCACCGCCGAACTGGGCCGCGCCCTCAACATCACCCAGGGCCTCGGCTCCCAGCTCCTGACCGCTCCCGGCCCGGACGGCCTGATCGAACTGGGCGGCCGGGTGCGGCTCGAGCGGACGATGACGATCTGA
- the efeO gene encoding iron uptake system protein EfeO encodes MRAVRLSVVTAAATAAALTAVTGCTEKSDAKGDAHGAVSVVAKDDSCEVSKKEFPAGHLELAVENKGSKVTEVYILFPDDRIVTERENIGPGTKAKITAEVKAGDYEIACKPGMKGDGIRQKVKVTGGTTAKRSPEMDAAVAAYRQYVQTQADETLPKVKVFTDAVRAGNIEAAKKAYADSRIGWERTEPVAESFGDIDPKVDVREDGLEAGQDPAKDWTGWHRLEKALWQDKKIGDREKQLADTLDKDLADWVKRVGKAEITPTSMANGAKELLDEVASGKVTGEEERYSHTDLVDFKANVEGAQKSFELLKPVASKNDPKLVAELDKQFAALNTLLDKYRADKTTYVFTPYDQVGKEQQKELSDGVNALGEPLSKLAAAVVK; translated from the coding sequence ATGCGAGCCGTCCGTCTCTCCGTCGTCACCGCCGCCGCGACCGCGGCTGCTCTGACCGCCGTCACGGGCTGCACCGAGAAGAGCGACGCCAAGGGCGACGCCCACGGCGCCGTCTCCGTCGTCGCCAAGGACGACTCCTGCGAGGTCTCGAAGAAGGAGTTCCCGGCCGGCCACCTGGAGCTGGCCGTGGAGAACAAGGGCAGCAAGGTCACCGAGGTCTACATCCTCTTCCCGGACGACCGCATCGTCACCGAGCGCGAGAACATCGGCCCCGGCACCAAGGCGAAGATCACCGCCGAGGTCAAGGCCGGCGACTACGAGATCGCCTGCAAGCCCGGCATGAAGGGCGACGGCATCCGCCAGAAGGTCAAGGTCACCGGCGGCACCACCGCCAAGCGCTCCCCCGAGATGGACGCCGCCGTCGCCGCGTACCGCCAGTACGTGCAGACGCAGGCCGACGAGACCCTGCCCAAGGTGAAGGTCTTCACCGACGCCGTCCGCGCCGGCAACATCGAGGCCGCGAAGAAGGCGTACGCCGACTCCCGCATCGGCTGGGAGCGCACCGAGCCGGTCGCCGAGTCCTTCGGCGACATCGACCCGAAGGTCGACGTCCGCGAGGACGGCCTCGAGGCGGGCCAGGACCCGGCCAAGGACTGGACCGGCTGGCACCGGCTGGAGAAGGCGCTCTGGCAGGACAAGAAGATCGGCGACCGTGAGAAGCAGCTCGCCGACACCCTCGACAAGGACCTCGCCGACTGGGTGAAGCGGGTCGGCAAGGCCGAGATCACCCCGACCTCCATGGCCAACGGCGCCAAGGAACTCCTCGACGAGGTCGCCTCCGGCAAGGTCACCGGTGAGGAGGAGCGTTACTCCCACACCGACCTGGTCGACTTCAAGGCGAACGTCGAGGGCGCGCAGAAGTCCTTCGAGCTGCTCAAGCCCGTCGCGTCGAAGAACGACCCGAAGCTGGTCGCCGAGCTCGACAAGCAGTTCGCCGCGCTGAACACGCTGCTCGACAAGTACCGCGCGGACAAGACCACGTACGTCTTCACCCCGTACGACCAGGTCGGCAAGGAGCAGCAGAAGGAGCTCTCGGACGGCGTCAACGCGCTGGGCGAGCCGCTCTCCAAGCTCGCCGCCGCGGTTGTGAAGTAA
- a CDS encoding zf-HC2 domain-containing protein, producing MSELRGTSGMNGGDCERLRELAAELALGVLPARERAEAVAHLDRCPDCREYVERLTLVGDGLLGLLPGAEPPVGFETRVTNRLAPARPEPRGRPGPLGRPRPRRRLRLAVAAAAAALACGFGGWAVGTAVVGASAPSSQVQEQDGLLEAALVSGHHEVGRIFAHPGTPGSQGWVYMSVDLEQAGNGTVHCRLVRADGTTVAVGSFALRDGYGYWGAPVSVDPATVTGARLLAEDGSVLATARF from the coding sequence ATGAGCGAGCTGCGCGGGACGAGCGGCATGAACGGCGGGGACTGCGAGCGGCTGCGGGAGCTCGCCGCCGAGCTGGCCCTCGGCGTCCTCCCGGCCCGGGAACGCGCCGAGGCGGTCGCCCACCTGGACCGCTGCCCGGACTGCCGGGAGTACGTCGAGCGGCTGACCCTCGTCGGCGACGGCCTCCTCGGTCTGCTCCCGGGGGCGGAACCTCCGGTGGGCTTCGAGACCCGGGTCACGAACCGCCTGGCCCCGGCGCGGCCGGAGCCGCGCGGGCGCCCCGGCCCGCTCGGCCGCCCCCGCCCCCGCCGACGCCTGCGGCTCGCCGTCGCAGCGGCCGCGGCGGCGCTGGCCTGCGGGTTCGGGGGGTGGGCCGTCGGGACGGCGGTCGTGGGCGCCTCGGCCCCCTCCTCGCAGGTCCAGGAGCAGGACGGTCTCCTGGAGGCCGCCCTGGTCTCGGGGCACCACGAGGTGGGGCGGATCTTCGCCCATCCCGGCACGCCGGGTTCGCAGGGCTGGGTGTACATGTCCGTCGACCTGGAGCAGGCCGGGAACGGCACGGTCCACTGCCGTCTGGTGCGCGCCGACGGCACCACGGTCGCCGTGGGCTCGTTCGCCCTCAGGGACGGCTACGGCTACTGGGGCGCGCCGGTCTCCGTGGACCCCGCGACGGTGACCGGCGCCCGGCTGCTCGCCGAGGACGGTTCCGTCCTCGCGACCGCCCGGTTCTAG
- a CDS encoding heme oxygenase (biliverdin-producing), with product MTTPFSTLIRTASQEQHTEAETSTFMTDLLGGRLGVDAYARYTEQLWFVYRALEDGAEVLRSDPVAGPFIQPELFRTAALEQDLAHLRGADWRAGLSPLPATAAYAARVAECARDWPAGYVAHHYTRYLGDLSGGQIIRDRAERAWGFARKGDGVRFYVFEEIGNPAAFKRGYRELLDSVNADDLERQRIVDECKRAFDFNGAVFRELAGEFPISA from the coding sequence TTGACCACGCCCTTCTCCACGCTGATCCGCACCGCCTCGCAGGAGCAGCACACCGAGGCGGAGACGTCGACCTTCATGACCGACCTGCTCGGCGGCCGACTGGGCGTGGACGCGTACGCGCGCTACACCGAGCAGCTCTGGTTCGTGTACCGGGCACTGGAGGACGGCGCGGAGGTACTGCGCTCCGACCCGGTCGCGGGGCCGTTCATACAGCCGGAGCTGTTCCGCACCGCCGCCCTGGAGCAGGACCTCGCCCACCTGCGGGGCGCGGACTGGCGCGCCGGCCTCTCCCCGTTGCCGGCCACCGCGGCGTACGCCGCCCGGGTCGCCGAGTGCGCCCGCGACTGGCCGGCCGGGTACGTGGCCCACCACTACACCCGCTACCTGGGCGACCTCTCCGGCGGCCAGATCATCCGTGACCGCGCCGAGCGCGCCTGGGGCTTCGCCCGCAAGGGCGACGGCGTGCGGTTCTACGTCTTCGAGGAGATCGGCAACCCGGCCGCGTTCAAGCGGGGTTACCGCGAACTCCTGGACAGCGTGAACGCGGACGACCTGGAGCGGCAGCGGATCGTCGACGAGTGCAAGCGGGCGTTCGACTTCAACGGCGCGGTGTTCCGCGAGCTGGCGGGCGAGTTCCCGATCAGCGCGTAG
- the map gene encoding type I methionyl aminopeptidase, protein MSGQSLLVPGELSPHRSVPGAIRRPEYVGKPAPAPYTGPEVQDSETIERMRVAGRIAARAMEEAAKHIAPGVTTDELDRVAHEYMCDHGAYPSTLGYRGFPKSLCASVNEVICHGIPDSTVLRDGDIVNLDVTAYIGGVHGDNNATYLCGDVDEESRLLVERTRESLNRAIKAVRPGRQVNIIGRVIESYAKRFGYGVVRDFTGHGINSSFHSGLIIPHYDSPHHTTVIQPGMTFTIEPMLTLGTHEYDMWDDGWTVVTKDRKRTAQFEHTLVVTDSGAEILTLP, encoded by the coding sequence ATGTCTGGCCAGTCGCTGCTCGTGCCCGGGGAGCTCTCCCCCCACCGCTCCGTCCCCGGAGCCATCCGCCGTCCCGAGTACGTCGGGAAGCCCGCCCCCGCCCCGTACACCGGGCCCGAGGTGCAGGACTCCGAGACCATCGAGCGGATGCGCGTCGCCGGCCGCATCGCCGCGCGGGCGATGGAGGAGGCCGCGAAGCACATCGCCCCCGGAGTCACCACCGACGAGCTCGACCGCGTCGCGCACGAGTACATGTGCGACCACGGCGCGTACCCCTCGACCCTCGGCTACCGCGGCTTCCCGAAGTCGCTGTGCGCCTCGGTCAACGAGGTCATCTGCCACGGCATCCCGGACTCCACCGTGCTGCGCGACGGCGACATCGTGAACCTCGACGTCACCGCGTACATCGGCGGCGTGCACGGCGACAACAACGCGACCTACCTCTGCGGCGACGTCGACGAGGAGTCCCGGCTGCTCGTGGAGCGCACCCGCGAGTCCCTGAACCGGGCGATCAAGGCCGTACGGCCCGGCCGCCAGGTCAACATCATCGGCCGGGTCATCGAGTCGTACGCCAAGCGCTTCGGCTACGGCGTCGTCCGGGACTTCACGGGGCACGGCATCAACTCGTCCTTCCACTCCGGTCTGATCATTCCGCACTACGACTCGCCCCACCACACGACGGTGATCCAGCCGGGCATGACCTTCACGATCGAGCCGATGCTGACCCTCGGCACCCACGAGTACGACATGTGGGACGACGGCTGGACCGTGGTCACGAAGGACCGCAAGCGGACCGCCCAGTTCGAGCACACGCTGGTGGTCACGGACAGCGGCGCCGAGATCCTCACGTTGCCGTAG